GCCCAGATCGCGTCGACCGGATTGGCGGTGACGGGGACGAGTTCGGCGCCGCGTTCGGCGAGCGCTTTGGTCGCCTCGACAACCCAGGCGCGGGTGTGCAGCCAGGGATCATAGCCGATGCGGCCGCCCTCCGGCGCATGCTCGCCCAGCCAGTCGGCGATGCTCGTATCGGGGATTTTGACATACTGATAATCGCTGCCGTCGACCTGTTCGCGCACCTGCAGCGTGTAGCGCCCGTCGACGAACATCGCGGCCTCCTGCGGCAGCACGACGGCGCTGCCCTGCGACCCCTGGAAACCGGTGAGCCAGGCAAGCCGCTGGGCATAGTCGCCGACATATTCGCTCATATGCTCGTCGGTGAGCGGCACGACGAACCCGTCGAGCTGCTGCGATTTCAGCTGGTCGCGAAGTGCCTTGAGGCGATCGGCATAGGTGGACATGGGCGATTTTACTCCTGTCCGGGAAGGCCCGGAAAACTGCGAAAGGTCTCACAAGGTCGCAACGTAACACGCGTGCGCGCGCTCGCGCGCACGCGTGAGGCGCCATTCGAAGCGGCTCGGGCGGCGGCGGGGCGCACGGCATGGGGAACGCTGCGAAGCATGGCGAGCGATATAGGGGCAAGCGGGCCTGTAGGACAGGGGGGAGGGAGTCCGGCAATGTTACGTGCCTATTTCCTAGCTAGATCGATATTTTGATTATCCGTGACCGAAGCTAATCGTTTTTGTCGATCCTGAGCCTGGCCTATCCTCATTCCGATTTTGAATCACGAGGAGGAGGATTTCATGGACGCGCCGACAAATGACCCGCAGGGCGGTTGCCCGATGAAGAAGACCGAGGCGCGACGTTCGCTGCTCGGCCGCACCAATCGCGACTGGTGGCCCAATCAGCTGTCGATCGACATCCTGCATCAGCAGGGCAAGTCGGGCGACCCGATGGGCGACGATTTCGACTATGCCGAAGCGTTCAAGTCGCTCGATTACGACGCGGTGAAAAAGGACCTTCACGCGCTGATGACCGACAGCCAGCCCTGGTGGCCGGCCGATTACGGGCATTACGGCCCGTTCTTCATCCGCATGGCGTGGCACAGCGCGGGCACCTATCGCACCGGCGACGGGCGCGGCGGCGCCAATGCCGGGCAGCAGCGCTTCGCGCCGCTCAACAGCTGGCCCGACAATGCCAATCTCGACAAGGCGCGGCGCCTGCTCTGGCCGATCAAGCAGAAATACGGCCGCAAGCTGAGCTGGGCAGACCTGATGATCCTTGCGGGCAACGTCGCGATCGAATCGATGGGCGGCCCGGTGTTCGGCTTTGGCGGCGGCCGTGCGGACGTGTGGGAGCCCGAAAAGGACGTTTACTGGGGCACCGAGGAGGAATGGGTCGGCCAGGGCGCCGAAACCCGCATCCAGCCCGAAGAGGAAAAGGTGCTCGAAAACCCGCTGGCGGCGATCCAGATGGGGCTTATCTACGTCAATCCCGAAGGGCCGGGCGGCGATCCCGATCCGCTCGCCTCGGGCCGCGACATTCGCGAGACCTTCGCACGGATGGGCATGAATGACGAAGAGACCGTCGCGCTGACCGCAGGCGGCCATACCTTCGGCAAATGCCACGGCGCGGGCGATGCCTCGAAAGTCGGCGCCGAACCCGAAGGCGCGGACATCGCGCAGCAGGGTCTCGGCTGGCAGTCGGGCCATGAAACCGGCATCGGCGATCACACCATCACCTCGGGTCTCGAAGGCGCGTGGACGCCGCATCCCACGACCTGGGACATGGGCTATTTCGAGATGCTGCTCGACCATGAGTATGAGCTGGTGACCTCGCCTGCGGGCGCGAAACAGTGGCAGCCGGTCGGCAATCCCGAGGACACGCTGGCGCCGATGGCGCATACGCCGGGCAAGAAGGTCCCGACGATGATGACCACCGCCGACATGGCGATGAAGATGGACCCGGAATATCGCAAGATTTCCGAACGCTTCCGTGCCGATCCGGCGGCGTTCGCCGACGCTTTCGCCCGCGCCTGGTTCAAGCTGTGCCACCGCGATATGGGGCCCAAGGCGCGCTATCTCGGCCCCGAAGTGCCCGAAGAGGATCTGATCTGGCAGGATCCGATCCCCAAGGCGGATTATGCGCCTATCGAGCCCGGCGACGTCCAGACGCTGACCAGGAAGATCTTCGAATCGGGCCTCACCGTGGCCGAACTGGTCAAGACCGCCTGGGCGGCGGCGTCGACCTATCGCGGATCGGATCATCGCGGCGGCGCCAATGGCGGGCGGCTGCGGCTCGCCCCGCAAAAGGACTGGAAGGTCAACGAGCCCGAGAAGCTGGCGAAGGTTCTCAAGGTCTATGAAGACATCAAGGCCGATTTCGACGCCAATGCAGGCGGCGGCAAGAAGGTGTCGATCGCCGACCTCATCGTGATGGGCGGCTCGGCCGCGGTCCACAAGGCGGCGAGCGATGCCGGCTATGACGTCGAAGTGCCGTTCACGCCGGGCCGCACCGATGCCAGCGAGGAACAGACCGATGTCGAAGGCTTCGCGGTGCTCGAGCCCAAGGTCGACGGCTTCCGCAACTATCTCTCGACGCCGTACAGCGTGCCGACCGAGGAGTTGCTGATCGACCGCGCGCAATTGCTCGGTCTCACCGCGCCCGAAATGACGGTGCTGGTCGGCGGATTGCGGGTGCTCGGTGCCAATTACGGCGACGCGAAGGAAGGTGTGTTCACCGACCGTCCAGGTCAGCTCACCAACGACTTCTTCGTCAACCTGCTCGACATGGGTACGGCGTGGAAGGAAGTCGATCCGGCGGGTGACGAGATCTTCGTCGGGTCCGACCGGGCTAGCGGCGAGGAGAAGTGGCGCGCGACGCGCACCGATCTGGTGTTCGGATCGAACTCGCAGCTGCGGGCATTGTCCGAAGTCTATGCCTCGGCCGACGCCGGCGAGAAATTCGTCGCGGATTTCGTCGCCGCCTGGACCAAGGTGATGAACGCAGATCGCTACGATCTGCGCGCCTGATCGGTATTCGATCGAGGCCTGATGGTGCCGGGGCGGGCAACCGCTCCGGCGCTTTCGTGTCAACCGCCCGGACCCAGCACCAGCCGCGCGCCGAGGCCCCCGGCGAGCCAGAAAAAGGCGATGAACGAGGCCACGCGCAGGATGCGTTCGCTGAGGCTGTCGGTATCGCTCGCCATGAATCCCGCTGTCTTCGCCTTCCACGCCAGAAACGCCCCACTGACGATCACGAAGATCAGGTTGAGGAACAGCGTGTAATCGACCGCGAAGAAGCTGCGCTGGGTGATGTCGGTGGCGGCGCTGGCGTCGGGCAGCAGTCCGGCTGCCGCAAAGCCGTAGTGGAGGATCAGCGCGGCGGCGACGAGGATGACGAGGAACACGGCGAGGATGTAGAGCGCCATCTTCCACCCGTAATATTTCGCCTGGATGCGTAGCACCGGCAGCACGACGAGATCGGAAAAGATGAACGCCATGATCCCGGCGAATGCGACGCCGTTGCCGTACAGCACGGCCGCCAGGGGAATGTTACCCATCGATCCGATGAAGGTGAAGAAGGCCGCGATCGGCCCGACCAGCGCCTGCGCCAGCAGCGCGAAGAGACCCGGATCGCTGCTGCCCGATCCCACGAACAGCGTGCGGAAGAAGCTTTGCGGGACGAAGGCGGCGATGATCCCCGCGACGGTGAAGCCGACGGTCACGTCTTTCCACACCATCCGCCATTCCATGACATAGCGGTTGGCGACTTTCTGCCAGCCCTCGCGGCTGCGGATCAGCTTGCGCCAGTCCGGGATTTCGCCGCTCTGATCCTCGTCGGCGGTTTGCCGGGCATGTTCGCGCGCCTGCTTGATCAGCTTGTCGGGGCGGGTGAGGCGCACCACAAGCCACATCAGCAGGATCAGCAATATCCCGCCGACATATTCGGCGACGACGAATTGCCAGGTGAGGAAGACGGCGATCACGATGCCGAGCTCGACCACAAGATTGGTCGATGCGAGCAGAAAGGCGAGCGCCGGGATGAACCCCGCCCCCTTGGTGAACAGCGAGCGCGTCGTCGCCAGCGCGGCGAAGGAGCAGGAGGAAGAGATGAACCCGAACCCGGTGCCGAGCGCGACGCTCTTCGCGCCGGCATCGCCCATCGCTTTCTGCATGCGCTCGCGCGTCACGAAGACCTGGATCATCGAGGAAATGAGATAGCCGAACCCGAATGCCCAGAAGGCCATCCAGAACAGGCCGAGCGAGGTATAGGCGGCTTCGCCCCAGCTTTGCAGAAACATGTCCATTCCCCGCCAACGGCGAAGCTGCGGTAAGGTTGCGGTTAGCCGGTTGTCTTCGACTTTGCGTCGCCGCGATACTCGCGGTTGAGCAAGCACATCGCGGGGGTTACGAAAATGCCGTGCATCAGGATGGACGCAACGATGATCAGCCCCAGCGTTCCCCACAGATTATATTCGTAATCGAACGCGCCGTGGTTGAAGCCGTAGCTGAGATAATAGACCGACCCCAATCCGCGGATGCCGAAAAAGGCAATGATCGCGCGTTCGGTGAATGACCGGCGAAAGCCGATCAGGCTGATCATTCCGGCCAGCGGGCGTATGAACAGCAGCATCGCAGCGGCAAAGGCGCATTCGCGCCAACCGATATCGTCGAGCAGGCCCGCCGCGATCATGCCGCCGAACATCAGCAGCAGCAGCATCATCAACAGCCGTTCGGATTCGTCGGCAAAGTCGTGAAGCCTGCGGTTGAATTCGTGGCCGCGCGCCGCCTGGCGGATCATCAGGCCAGCAACGAACACCGCCAGAAATCCGTAGCCATGCACAAATTCGGCGGAGGTATAGACGATCAGGGTCGCGCCCAGCGCGATGAACCCGTCGCCGGAGCGCGACAGCCGTGTGCCGTGCGGCAAGCGATAAATTGTCCAGCCGATCGCCCAGCCAAGTGCCGCCCCCACGGCAAGCCCGGCGGCGAGCCGCCAAGCCACGTCTTCGAGCACCCAACTGGTGAAAAGCGATGCGCTGAACCCGCCCGCAAGTGCCATTGCGACGGCCAGATGGATAAAGGGAAAGGCGAGCGCATCGTTCAGCCCGGCCTCGCTGGTCAGCGCGAACTTGGCCTCGGGCGGATTTTCGCTCTCGTCATGCGCCACTTGCACATCGCCCGCCAGCACCGGATCTGTCGGTGCCAGCGAACCGGCGAGCAGCAGTGCAGTTGCCGCGCCCAGCCCCAGCAGCTGATTGCCCGCCACCATCACAAGCAGGATGGTCAGCGGCATCGCGATGCCCAGCAACCGCCAGGTGACGTTCCATCGCCGCCACCCTGGGCGGCGCTCCATCTTCAGGCCAGCGCCCATCAGCGAGACGATCACGATCAGCTCGGTCGCGCGTTCGACCAGCCCCGGCGTCTTGTCAGGATGCGGCGCCCAGACGGCAAAGGGATCGACCGAAAACACCCCGAAGCCCAGCAACACGCATATGATGGGAAGCGACAGCGGCAGCTTGCGCAGCGCAATCGGCAGCCACGCGACGAGCAGGATCATAGCGCCGAGCCCGAACAATATCTCGAAATAAAACTGTCCTATGCGCGGCGCTTCTTCGGCAAGCGCCGCGGCCTCGGCGCCGGCGGTCGCGGTCATCGCGAAGGAGAAGGGCGGGGCGGGCACGCGTGGAGAACCGCCAGCATCGCAGCACGTTCCCTGCCGGCGCAATGCCTTCTCTTTGTCGACGACAACGCTAGATAGGGGCGATGACCGAAACTTCCGTTCCGCCGCCCGTTGCCGCCACGCGCCCGCACAGCTTCACGCATCACGGTATCACCGTTGAAGATCCTTGGGCATGGCTGCGCGCGCCAGGCTATCCCGCTCCGGTCGAGGATCGCGACGTGCTCGATTATCTCGAGACCGAGAATGCCTATTTCGAAAGCGTGATGGCGCCTCTGAAGCCGCTCGCCGAGACGCTGTTCACCGAGATGCGCGGGCGGATCAAGGAAGACGATGCGACGGTTCCGCAAAAGGACGGAAACTGGCTCTATTGGAGCGATTTCGAACAGGGCGGCGAATATCGCCGCTGGTGGCGCAAGCCCGTCGGCGGGGGAGAGGATCAGTTGATCCTCGACGAGCCCAAGCTTGCCGAGGGCAAGGAATATTTCCGACTCGGTGCGCTCAGCATCAGCCCGGACGGCAAACTGCTCGCCTATGCCATCGACGACAACGGATCGGAGCGATTCGTCGCACGGGTCAAGGATCTGGAAACGGGCGAGCTGCTGCCCGACACCATCCCCGGCACGCTTTCGGAGCTGATCTGGACGGCGGATTCGAAGGGCTTTCTCTATGCGCTGGTCAACGAACATTGGCGCACCGATCGTATCCGTTGGCACAAGCTCGGCGAGCCGGTCGAAAGCGATGTCGAACTCTATCACGAAGCCGACGACGGCTACCGCGTGGGTGTCGGCGAGACCCAGTCGCGCCGCTATCTGATCCTGTCGACCGGCGATCATGTGACGAGCGAGATCCGCCTCGTCCCCGCCGACAATCCTGCCGCCGACCCGATCCTTGTCGCGCCGCGGCAGACGGGGCGCGAATATGATGTGGAGGAGCATGACGACACGCTCTTCATCCATACCAACGACACGCACACCAACTGGCGGCTGGTGACCGCGCCGATCGCGAACCCGACCGAATGGACCGAGTTGATCGCGCCGTCGGATCATTTCTACATGACCGGGATCGACATCTTCGCCGATTTCTTTGTCGTCGAGGGGCGCGAGGACGGGCTCGATCAAGTCGAGCTCCACTGGTATGACGGCCGCCCGCCGCGCCGCCTGCAATTCCCCGAAGCGAGCTATGTCGCGGGAGTCGGCGACAATCCCGAATATGCGATTCAAACGCTGCGGCTCGGCTATGAATCGATGGTCACGCCGGGGACGGTGTTCGATTATCACATCGCCGAGGACCGGCTGGAGACGCTCAAGGTCCAGGAGATCCCGAGCGGCTATGATGCCAGCAAATACGCCACCGAGCGGCTGAAGATCACCGCGCGTGACGGCACCGAAGTTCCCGTGTCGATCGTCTATCCGGCAGGCTTCCCCAAGGATGGATCGGGCAAGCTCTATCTCTATGCCTATGGCGCTTACGGCCACGCCATTCCGCCGGGATTTTCGACGAGCCGCATGTCGTTTCTCGATCGCGGCATGGCCTTTGCCATCGCGCATATCCGCGGCGGCGACGATCTCGGTCAGCAATGGTATCTCGACGGCAAGCTCGAAAAGCGGACCAATACGTTCACCGATTTCGTCGATGTCGCGAAGGGGCTGATCGATCTCGGCTTTACCAGCGCCGGCAATATTGCGATCGCTGGGCGCTCGGCAGGCGGTGAGCTGATGGGCGCGGTGGTCAATTCCGATCCCGAATTGTGGGGCGCGGTGATCGCCGATGTGCCGTTCGTCGACGTGCTCAACACGATGCTCGACGAGACGCTGCCGCTGACGCCTGGCGAATGGCCCGAATGGGGCAATCCGATCGAGGACAAGGCGGCGTTCGAGCTTATCCGCAGCTATTCGCCCTATGACAATGTGGAGGCGCAGGATTATCCGCCGCTGTTCATTTCGGGGGGGCTCAACGATCCGCGCGTCACCTATTGGGAGCCGGCCAAATGGGCCGCGCGCCTCCGTGCGACCAAGACCGACGACAATGTCCTGCTGCTCAAGACCAATATGGGCGCCGGTCATGGCGGCAAATCGGGCCGCTGGGAAAGCCTGCGCGAAGCCGCCGACGAAATGGCGTTCGTGCTCTGGCAGCTGGGGCTGGCGGACTGAAGCGGCGTTCAGCCGAGTCCTGCACCGGTCACCGTTGCGCTGGGGCGAATGGCGACCAGGCTGTTGAAGACGGGGAAGGCGAGCGACAATATGCCGAACTCGACCCTTCCCGCCTGGCGACGCGTTGGCGGCGGGCACTGCGATCAATGCCATTCCGGTGAGTCGCCAGCTGGGCCGAAAATTGTCGGTGACAATATCAGCGCGAGGCGTTCCGGGCGGTCAGACGCGTCTCGCGATGACAGAGATGGCAAAATGCGAAATCGAAGATGTCGCAAAGCACCCATGTCTGTGCCGTGACGTTCCATTCCGCCCAGGCCTCGCGCGTCACGGCGGTGCCGCCGCAAGTGGCGCAGATATATTCGATCCGATCGGCTTCTTCCCCCAACGTGCCAGCCCCTGTCGCGTCCCCGCTGCGACCCTAGCCTGGAAAATCCGCAATGGAGCGGCACCTGATCCGTTTCGGATCGAACTGGGCGCGCCGGGGGACAGCGCGGGTTCATTGCGCCGCTGCTACCTCCGCAAAGCCCCCGAACCGCAGAATCCCGGAATGGCCGATGGTTAACGATGCGGCAATGAAGGCAAGCGGAAGGAGTTTCTCCATGCACGACTGCATCAAGCGACGGCTGCTTTATGCATGCACCCAGGCCTATGATCCCGATCTCGAAACCTGGCGCCGCGGTGTCGGCTGGGTTGGGCGTCCCGAAAGCGTGACGCGCGACGTCGAATTCTGGAACGTGCCGATCGATCATGCGCTGGTGGGTCGCGTCGCGGAAGGCATTGTCGTGGCATTTCGCGGGTCGCTGCCGCCTTTCGGCCGGACCGCTGCCGATGGCTGGTCGGTGCTGTTCGACTGGCTCAACGACAGTTTTTCGGTGTGTCGTCGCGATGCCGATTATGCCGGCGCATCGGTGCATTGGGGCTTTGCCGAATCGATGCGTCGTCTGTGGCATGACGGCCCCGACGGCCCGGGCATCGCGACGCAGATCGAGGCGCTGCTGGCGCAGGGCGCGCCGCGTCGCATCTGGTTCACCGGCCACAGCAAGGGCGGCGCGCTCGCCAATCTCGCCGCGTTCCGTGCCTCGCAAAACCCCGAATGGCGCGACACCACCATCCGCGTGCTGACGGTTGCGGCGGCACGACCGGGCGATGCCGCATTCGCCCGCGCCTATGCCAGAACGCGGATCGCCTGCCTGCGCTACGAACTGGCCTATGACCCCGTCCCGCATCTTCCCCCCGGTCCGCAAACGCCGCGCTGGGCGGCGCGCCTGCTGCAGCTGGTGGCGCCGGGATCGGTGCCCTGCGCCGAGTATCATCCCGTCGGCCACGTCGTCCGCGGCGCCGGGGCCGACAGCGACTGGCTGCGCAGCTGGCTCGGTCGGACCGGCGGATTGCTGGGTGCGGCGGCGCGCGATCCCGAGGGACTGATCGCCGCGGCGCTGAGCGCCCACGGCATCGCGCCGCACTCCGCCTATGACCGGCTGATCTGCCACGGCGAGCCTGATTGTTCGCACGGCCATCCGCCCAAAGTACCTCCGCGACGCCACGAAAGCGAGCCGACGCGCTCCCCCCGCCGCACGATTCGCGCCACCGAAATGGCGCCCGAGCCCTCCGCCCGCCCCGCCAGGCGGCACGGCGGCAGGCGCTAGCAATTCAGGTCTCACCCGGAAACATGCGGATCAGTCGCGATGTCTGCACGCCCGCCCGGCGATGGGCGGCGGCCTCGCGATATTCGGGATCGGCGAGCATCGCCAGGAACGCGCGCGCATCGGGGTAGCGCGCGACGAAGGCCATGTCCCATGCCTCCGCGTCGGGACCGATCACCACCAGTTGCGGTTCTCCCTTCCACACGATCTCGCCGCCGTGCCGTGCGAAGATCGGGGCGCTGGCGATCATGTACCGGCGATAAGCCTCCGCCCCGAACAGTCCCGCGGACGCGCAGGCGTGATCGTCTGGATATTCCGCCAGGTCGCGATAGCGGATCAGGTTGAGCATCTCGATCGGATCGTCGATCGGCAGCGCCCGAAATGCCTCCAGCTGCCCCCTGTCGGGGTCGACATATTGCATCGCCGAAT
This genomic interval from Sphingosinithalassobacter tenebrarum contains the following:
- a CDS encoding DUF1330 domain-containing protein, which translates into the protein MQYVDPDRGQLEAFRALPIDDPIEMLNLIRYRDLAEYPDDHACASAGLFGAEAYRRYMIASAPIFARHGGEIVWKGEPQLVVIGPDAEAWDMAFVARYPDARAFLAMLADPEYREAAAHRRAGVQTSRLIRMFPGET
- a CDS encoding S9 family peptidase encodes the protein MTETSVPPPVAATRPHSFTHHGITVEDPWAWLRAPGYPAPVEDRDVLDYLETENAYFESVMAPLKPLAETLFTEMRGRIKEDDATVPQKDGNWLYWSDFEQGGEYRRWWRKPVGGGEDQLILDEPKLAEGKEYFRLGALSISPDGKLLAYAIDDNGSERFVARVKDLETGELLPDTIPGTLSELIWTADSKGFLYALVNEHWRTDRIRWHKLGEPVESDVELYHEADDGYRVGVGETQSRRYLILSTGDHVTSEIRLVPADNPAADPILVAPRQTGREYDVEEHDDTLFIHTNDTHTNWRLVTAPIANPTEWTELIAPSDHFYMTGIDIFADFFVVEGREDGLDQVELHWYDGRPPRRLQFPEASYVAGVGDNPEYAIQTLRLGYESMVTPGTVFDYHIAEDRLETLKVQEIPSGYDASKYATERLKITARDGTEVPVSIVYPAGFPKDGSGKLYLYAYGAYGHAIPPGFSTSRMSFLDRGMAFAIAHIRGGDDLGQQWYLDGKLEKRTNTFTDFVDVAKGLIDLGFTSAGNIAIAGRSAGGELMGAVVNSDPELWGAVIADVPFVDVLNTMLDETLPLTPGEWPEWGNPIEDKAAFELIRSYSPYDNVEAQDYPPLFISGGLNDPRVTYWEPAKWAARLRATKTDDNVLLLKTNMGAGHGGKSGRWESLREAADEMAFVLWQLGLAD
- a CDS encoding permease translates to MDMFLQSWGEAAYTSLGLFWMAFWAFGFGYLISSMIQVFVTRERMQKAMGDAGAKSVALGTGFGFISSSCSFAALATTRSLFTKGAGFIPALAFLLASTNLVVELGIVIAVFLTWQFVVAEYVGGILLILLMWLVVRLTRPDKLIKQAREHARQTADEDQSGEIPDWRKLIRSREGWQKVANRYVMEWRMVWKDVTVGFTVAGIIAAFVPQSFFRTLFVGSGSSDPGLFALLAQALVGPIAAFFTFIGSMGNIPLAAVLYGNGVAFAGIMAFIFSDLVVLPVLRIQAKYYGWKMALYILAVFLVILVAAALILHYGFAAAGLLPDASAATDITQRSFFAVDYTLFLNLIFVIVSGAFLAWKAKTAGFMASDTDSLSERILRVASFIAFFWLAGGLGARLVLGPGG
- a CDS encoding lipase family protein, whose protein sequence is MHDCIKRRLLYACTQAYDPDLETWRRGVGWVGRPESVTRDVEFWNVPIDHALVGRVAEGIVVAFRGSLPPFGRTAADGWSVLFDWLNDSFSVCRRDADYAGASVHWGFAESMRRLWHDGPDGPGIATQIEALLAQGAPRRIWFTGHSKGGALANLAAFRASQNPEWRDTTIRVLTVAAARPGDAAFARAYARTRIACLRYELAYDPVPHLPPGPQTPRWAARLLQLVAPGSVPCAEYHPVGHVVRGAGADSDWLRSWLGRTGGLLGAAARDPEGLIAAALSAHGIAPHSAYDRLICHGEPDCSHGHPPKVPPRRHESEPTRSPRRTIRATEMAPEPSARPARRHGGRR
- a CDS encoding cation:proton antiporter, with amino-acid sequence MTATAGAEAAALAEEAPRIGQFYFEILFGLGAMILLVAWLPIALRKLPLSLPIICVLLGFGVFSVDPFAVWAPHPDKTPGLVERATELIVIVSLMGAGLKMERRPGWRRWNVTWRLLGIAMPLTILLVMVAGNQLLGLGAATALLLAGSLAPTDPVLAGDVQVAHDESENPPEAKFALTSEAGLNDALAFPFIHLAVAMALAGGFSASLFTSWVLEDVAWRLAAGLAVGAALGWAIGWTIYRLPHGTRLSRSGDGFIALGATLIVYTSAEFVHGYGFLAVFVAGLMIRQAARGHEFNRRLHDFADESERLLMMLLLLMFGGMIAAGLLDDIGWRECAFAAAMLLFIRPLAGMISLIGFRRSFTERAIIAFFGIRGLGSVYYLSYGFNHGAFDYEYNLWGTLGLIIVASILMHGIFVTPAMCLLNREYRGDAKSKTTG
- the katG gene encoding catalase/peroxidase HPI; the protein is MDAPTNDPQGGCPMKKTEARRSLLGRTNRDWWPNQLSIDILHQQGKSGDPMGDDFDYAEAFKSLDYDAVKKDLHALMTDSQPWWPADYGHYGPFFIRMAWHSAGTYRTGDGRGGANAGQQRFAPLNSWPDNANLDKARRLLWPIKQKYGRKLSWADLMILAGNVAIESMGGPVFGFGGGRADVWEPEKDVYWGTEEEWVGQGAETRIQPEEEKVLENPLAAIQMGLIYVNPEGPGGDPDPLASGRDIRETFARMGMNDEETVALTAGGHTFGKCHGAGDASKVGAEPEGADIAQQGLGWQSGHETGIGDHTITSGLEGAWTPHPTTWDMGYFEMLLDHEYELVTSPAGAKQWQPVGNPEDTLAPMAHTPGKKVPTMMTTADMAMKMDPEYRKISERFRADPAAFADAFARAWFKLCHRDMGPKARYLGPEVPEEDLIWQDPIPKADYAPIEPGDVQTLTRKIFESGLTVAELVKTAWAAASTYRGSDHRGGANGGRLRLAPQKDWKVNEPEKLAKVLKVYEDIKADFDANAGGGKKVSIADLIVMGGSAAVHKAASDAGYDVEVPFTPGRTDASEEQTDVEGFAVLEPKVDGFRNYLSTPYSVPTEELLIDRAQLLGLTAPEMTVLVGGLRVLGANYGDAKEGVFTDRPGQLTNDFFVNLLDMGTAWKEVDPAGDEIFVGSDRASGEEKWRATRTDLVFGSNSQLRALSEVYASADAGEKFVADFVAAWTKVMNADRYDLRA